The Betta splendens chromosome 4, fBetSpl5.4, whole genome shotgun sequence genome contains a region encoding:
- the ociad2 gene encoding LOW QUALITY PROTEIN: OCIA domain-containing protein 2 (The sequence of the model RefSeq protein was modified relative to this genomic sequence to represent the inferred CDS: inserted 1 base in 1 codon): MSSETAGETFTVKTEKAATAGWQCPLSDPATNTAEMRRMWKECSEESFWYRALPLSLGSMAITGGLLYRGVWKSSKRFGPFPKLAVAGILGYTVGIASYVRTCLNKFHDVGIDVEPGVGPWSRKRYHVSCQRSCQYVCEECKKXAQAAPAEQNKS; encoded by the exons ATGAGTTCCGAAACAGCCGGGGAAACGTTCACGGTGAAGACCGAGAAAGCGGCGACAGCGGGATGGCAG TGCCCTTTGAGTGATCCGGCCACCAACACGGCTGAGATGAGGAGGATGTGGAAAGAATGCAGCGAGGAGAGCTTTTGGTACCGAG ctcttcccctctctctgggCAGCATGGCCATCACTGGTGGTCTCCTCTACAGAG GTGTTTGGAAATCATCCAAGAGATTTGGTCCCTTTCCAAAACTAGCAG TGGCTGGGATTCTTGGTTACACAGTAGGCATAGCATCGTATGTGAGAACTTGCCTAAACAAGTTCCACGACGTTGGCATTGATGTTGAACCAGGCGTTGGACCCTGGTCCAGGAAACGTTACCACGTTTCTTGTCAAAG ATCCTGCCAGTATGTGTGTGAAGAATGCAAGA TGGCTCAAGCTGCAcctgcagaacaaaacaaaagctaa